From the Nissabacter sp. SGAir0207 genome, the window GTGAAATTTATTTCCGGCCACTGCGTTAGACCTTAAAAATTTCCCCTCCGCCCCGGACGACGGCCGTCATCCGCACTGGTTTACGCCCTGCGGCGAAGTATCTCAAACGGGTGATGTAAAAACCGGTGGAAAGTTCCAGCCGAATTCCACAAAACGTCAACACCGCGGCTCCCGAAACTCAACAGGTGATGGGGTGAAAAACAAACCCATACAGGAGAACGATTATGGCTTCACGAGGCGTAAACAAAGTCATTCTGGTAGGCAATCTTGGACAGGGCCCTGAAGTTCACTACATGCCAAACGGTGGCGCGGTCACGAACATTACCTTGGCCACGTCGGAAACCTGGCGCGACAAGCAGACCGGTGAAAACAAAGAAATCACGGAGTGGCACCGCGTGGTGCTGTTCGGAAAGCTTGCCGAAGTGGCGGGAGAATATCTGCGTAAGGGTTCGCAGGTCTATATTGAGGGCCAGTTGCGCACGCGAAAATGGCAGGGTACGGATGGCCAGGATAAATACACAACGGAAGTGGTGGTAAACGTCGGAGGCACAATGCAGATGCTGGGCGGGCGCGGCGGCGGCGCAAGTGATGCGCAGGACGTAAATCAGTCTGGTGAACAGTCCGGGCAGCCCGCAGCGACTCAGCAGAGCTCAGGCAGAAAGGGGAGGGGAGGCAAAGGCGGCAGAGCACATACTTCACCGTCCCAGTCAGATCCTTCCGGGCAAACACCTTCGCAGGGAGGTTATCCACCTCCGCCCGATTATTTTGATGATCCTATACCGTTCTGACCCGATGGGTCTGACAAGGCAAAGCCCTTAAATGCCCGGTCTTTCAGGTCAGCAAATTAACCGCAGCTTGAGCCAGATAAGCAAGTGTGAGGCGCGCGGAACCCATAAATGAGTGCTCTGTGCAGGGCTGCAATCCCGCACAGAGCGAGACAAACAAACCCGGTGAGGGATGAGATATGTCTGTTTTGAAGTTTAAAGAACTGCCATCCGACATTAAGCGCTCAGCCTACTTTGGCCGTCAGGCAGGCGGAAACATGAGCCAACGCAGTGGCGAAATGACCCGTGATGAATCCTTCACGCTGGCACGGCTGCAGCAGTTTTCACTCTTTGATTATGAGTCCTATTGCGCGCGAGGCGAGGAATTCCGGCATCGCCTGTCCGGAGCCGTGCTGCACGCGTTGAAGCTTCCTGACGTCTGGCGAACGGATTGCGAGAGCAGGGCAGAATGGGGAGGTGTTTTTCCGGTCCATCTTCGGCTGATACATCGTAAAAATAAGCATGTAGTGATTGACATTCTAAGCCCAGGCGGCGAATCACCTTTCTGGCATGGGCTGATGTGGCTAAATCCGGATCATACAGGTCTGTATTTCTGGAATAGTGAGTTGCTGGAAATCGAAACTATTGGTCAATTACTAAAGCGTATTGATGCAATGGTTCGTGCGGGCTACGCGGTCGGTGATATCTCTGGAGCTCTGCGTCAAGAAGGAATTAACTAATGCAAGATACCCTCATCTCGCCTTTAGCCGAATCCAAAAAATGCCGGAATAAGGCAGGTGTGGCTTCTCATGTACTGCTGGTTCATACAGACCGTGCAGCTGGTATTAAGCGGACTTGCTACCCGTTGCGGACTTAACGTGTATATTCTGTAGTAATTTTTTCTTAAATATCGCTCAAATCATACAGACAGTTGATTAAGTCAGATATCTATCTAACCGATGATGCCTTTTGAAATTCCAGAATAAACACTGATCTCATTCTTAGGCCGGCTTGCTGGTAAAAGAAACGTTTTGCCAGCAAGCGGCCATATGTGAAGCTGAAACAACTCGCGCATGGCAGACCCCGGCAACCTATCGCCGATGGTTTTCAGGATGGCAGGAAGGGCGAACGCTGTGAATGACTTGCTAAAAATGATTTGGGTTTCGAATATGAGAGCTTCTGAATAGCCAACGGTGATTAGTTAAATTCTGGTTAGTATATATACACTGGTCTACTAATTTATATTTATCTGAATTTATACAAGATAATTGTTTCTCCTGTATATCAGTCAATATAACGAGGGGCAGGTAACTTATCATAGCTGAAGCGACCCGGCTTATTCTTTAGCTAATGAAGATACAGCTATGATGCCCTTAAGGTACGGTTTTTCCTGGTTTTTTATTAGAAGATTACTTGAATGATGATCCAATCGAGGTAATTGTTGATCTATGGTTTGATAACTAAAGTTCAAAACTTCCTTGCAGACATCTAAGCAGGATTTATATTGATAAATGTGTGTATAAAATCATTGACACCAAAATATTAAATTTCATAACTTTGAGATCGAAAATACTTTTTAATATAAAGCTTTTCCTTATTGCTCTATATCTTTAGCAGTTCGTACTGTTTGTCCAATACATTGCCGTGTGGCAACAATTCCAGTCATATCATCGGTTCAGTAAGCACCTTCATTGCTTCCAAGATTCGCTCAATTGTGCTGTCAAATCCCCATCAGGTTTAATTACTGCCGGATAGAAAATGCATGCTCCTATCAATTAAATAATCTTGAACACAACCACTCGCCGCATTTTTGGATCTAACCTATGACCTAAGGCACTTACCAGCAAGATGGCGCCACTGTAAAGTTATTATGCGGTTACGTAAATTATGGGTTTTTTAATAATTTTAGTTGGTTAGCACCTTTTGCACAACGCGAAAAATCATGTCTAGTATTTTCTAATCGTCAAGCAATGATGTTTGATAGAGTGAAACTTGAATTTTTTCCGCTTACTATCGCTTCCCCGATGGTATGCGGTTTTTTTTGGCTATGGCGGGCGAAAATGCCTACGCTTTTGATAGTATTTTTCTAAAGCTGCATCAGCATTTGCCGTTTGGAAATAACCTTCTATTATGTGAACTATCTCATACTTTATATGGGATTCTACACAGCACGTTAGGTACGAGAGAACCTATTATTTCTCTCAACTTGCCCACTTTCAGTGGGCCTTTTTAAGCGAATGTGCAACAAGGATAAAAACCTAAGGACTAAGTGATTTGCGTTAGTCTTTCTCCTACACTCACCCCAAATTTAAATTACAGACCTTAAAATCCTGTCGCCTGCAGTTTTGACTAATGATTTAAACATTTTGCAGTGTGCTGCTACATTTTGTTATGTTATTACATATCTTAATGCGCATTGACGATGTTGAACCCCATGTTGAAAGCCGCACCTGTTCTTGAAGTCGAGAATCTGACCTTGACGCTCAATGGTAAAACAATCATCCGCGATCTCTCGTTCTCACTGCTGCATGGTGAGCGTGTTTGCTTGCTTGGCGCGTCCGGCTGCGGCAAATCCTTTACCGCTCGTGCCATCACTGGTACGTTACCGGCGCAAACAATTATAGACGGCGTGATTCGCGTTAACGGCGTGAACGTAACACGAAAAAATGCACTGGTGCGTGCGCCTAAGAGTAGAGTTGCAGCGGTATTCCAGGATTCATCCGTGGCGCTTAATCCACTGGTGCGCATTGGAAAACAGCTGGCGCTGGTTAATCGCGTCTTGCCAGCAGATACCCGTGACCGCCTGCTGCACGGCGTTGGCTTATCCGATATCCCCGACCTAATGCAACGCTTTCCCGCCGAGATTTCTGGTGGCCAGCTCCAGCGTTTGTGCATGGTGCTGGCTACCCTGACGAAAAGCAATGTGCTGGTAGCGGATGAACCCACCACCGCGCTGGATGTCCTCGCCCAGCAGCAGGTTATCAATCTGTTGCTGCAACGTAGCGTGCAGCCAGATGCACCCGCGCTGCTGTTTATTACCCACGATATCGGCGTCGCCGCGCAAATTTGTCAGCGCGCGATAGTCATGGCAGACGGTGAATTAGTGGAATCTGCGCCACTGCGGCAGCTATTACGCACGCCCGTGCATCCTTACACGCGTCAGCTGATTGCTGCCGCAACAGAAAATGGCAACCTGATGTCACCGGATAACACGCGGATGGCCGTCTAATGATGCGCTTAGATACTGATGCAGCCGAGTTTATTCGTGCCGGAAATCTCAGTCGGCGTTACGTGCAGTCCGCGCGTCTCTGGCAAAAACCGCGACCTGGTTCGCTGGCTTTAAATCAGGTGAGTTTCTCCTGCCAGCGTCATGAACGCATTGGCCTGATTGGCGCGTCCGGTAGCGGCAAGTCAACTCTACTGCGCATTCTTCTGGGACTGGATGCTGCGGATAGCGGCGAAGTGTTCTGCGAAGGACACAGCGTGCAACCGGCTTCCGTGCGCGCGCTGCGCTGGTATCGTCGACGCGTGCAGTACATTCCGCAAGATCCCGCTGCATCGCTGGCACCGCATCAAACAGTCGCACAGATAATTGCTGAGCCGCTGCTGCAGTTAACAACACAATCGGCCAGCGATGCTTTGCTGCGTGATGCGTTGGAACAGGTGGAACTGAGCGCGAAGTTGTTGCATCAGCCAGCGGGCTTCCTTTCCGGCGGTCAAGCGCAGCGTGTCGCCATCGCCCGTGCCCTGGCGCTGAAACCCGCCTTTCTACTCGCAGATGAACCGGTTAGCGGCCTTGATCTTCCTCTGAAGGCACAAATCGGCAAAGAAGCCAGCAGCCTCATTAACCGTTGCCAGAAAGCGGTAGATGAGGATAAGAAAGTGCTGATTGGCTTTGTTCTGAGCAACCCATCAACGGACATTTTTCAGCTGAAAAATGGTGAGCACGCAGGTGAAAGCCGCGTCAGTCTGAAAGCCCGCCTAATCAAAGTGGACTGGATCAAGATAGGCCAGGACATGGTCTTCAAGACTGAACGCGCCGAACCGCAGCAAGCACAGAGCGCCGCTTCCCAGCAGCAATCCTACGCAGAAAACTCATTCTGATTGTTCACCACAGCCTGCTCTCTTCTGAGCAGGCTTTCACTCATAAGGAGCATTCTTATGTCCTCACGTGGCGTAAACAAAGTCATTCTCGTTGGCAATCTCGGTCAGGATCCGGAAATCCGCTACATGCTTGGCGGCGGCGCTGTCGCTAACATTTCACTGGCAACGTCGGAGTCATGGCGTGATAAGCAGACCGGCGAAAATCGTGAAATTACCGAATGGCATCGCGTTGTGCTGTTTGGCAAGCTGGCAGAAGTCGCCGGCGAATACCTTCGCAAAGGTTCTCAGGTCTATATTGAGGGTCAGCTGCGCACCCGCAAGTGGCAGGATCAGAGCGGACAGGACAAATACTCGACGGAAATCGTCGTGAACGTTGGCGGCACCCTGCAGATGCTGGGTGGCCGCACACAAAACAGCGACCAGCAGCAATACAGTGGTAACCGGGGGCAGCCACCTTCACAGCCAGATCCCGCTCCACAACAGAAACACAGTGGAAATAACGGGAAAGGTAATCGTGGTTCGCAGCGTAACAATGGCGCTCAGCCCGCGCCTCAGCAACCAGCGGCACAGTCGCAACCTGCCGGAGAATGGGATGATGACATACCGTTCCTGGGACACGGTTACGGCATGGCAAAACACGCGTCATCCTCTCTCTGACTCTTCGCTGCGTTTTGACCGCTGCACTAAATTTCACCATAATCTTTTAAAGGTTACTGACGATGCCTGCCATACTATGGCTGAACGGTTTTCGGTTCTTTTTCTACTCTAACGAAGGTAATCCGCGCGAACCTGCTCACATTCATGTGATAAAGGCCGTTACAGAAGCAAAATTCTGGCGGGAGCCGGTTGTAAAACTGGCAAGTAACGATGGATTTGACTCACGGACGGTAAAAGAGCTGATGACAGTGATAAGGCAACACCAAACCATGCTTCTGGAGACCTGGAATGATTATTTCAGCTAAGAACGTTCGGTTCGATCATCATATTATGTGGGTCGAACTCTCAGACGAGCGGATAATCGGCGTACCGCTTTCATGGTTTCCCCGGCTTCGCAATGCGTCCGCCGAACAGCTGAAAGATTACGAACTGTACCCCCGTGGTATCCACTGGGACGCACTGGACGAAGATATCTCAATCGATGGCCTGCTACAGGGACGCGGTGATGTAACGCACCCGCCTCATCAGGTCGCCTGAAGGTGCTGATTAAAAAACGCTGACTCCGGTCGGCGTTTTTTTTTGAAAACGCAAAAAGAGTTGTTGATAGAAGCACGCTGAAGAGTTGCGCACAGTGAAGCCTGTTCTCACTGTACAGGAACTTTTTCATATGAAATTTAACGCCGTCTTTGCCGCTTTACCGCTTGCACTGCTGGCGGGGTGCATTCAGCAGCCCCAGAAGCTGCAGGAGCGTGCTCCCTCCGAACCGGTTCCGCCGGTCAGCGTTTCCCGCAATATTCAGACACCTGCTGATGATGTATACGCGCGTACGCCTGAAGTGGTTCGCTACGATCGTTACCTGCTGGTCAGCACGGATCCGCAGGCCGTGCAGCGCGACCCCCTCTCACAGATTATTGACGTCCGCATCCCCTCTTCAGTGCAGCCAACCGTGGCTGACGCCATGCGCTATGCCCTGAAGCAGTCCGGCTACTCGCTTTGTCAGACCGGTCCGGCTAACGGCGTGTTGTACCGTCAGCCGCTGCCGGCCGTCCAGTTTCAGCTCGGCCCGATGCGCCTTCGCACCGCGCTGCAGGTGCTGGCGGGCCCGGCATGGGAGCTTGAAGTGGATGACGTACAGCGAGTGGTCTGCCACAGCCTGCGTGCCGGTTATCAGCTGCCCGTGACACAGCTGCCGCCGCGTCCTGCCAGCGCCTACGCACCGGCTGCTGGCACTCCATCTTCTGCCAGTTCCTCTCAGGTGATCGCGCCTCGTCCCATTCAGGCCCAGCCTGGTCACGGAGGGTGGCTGACAAAGTGACCACAGAAACATCCTTCCTTCACGAAAACGGTGATGACGTTGCTCCGTTATCAGGCGGCAGGTTCAGCGCCGTAAAACGTCGGCTGTCGGCTATAGGACTGACCACGCTTTCGGTTGCCGCACTGGGTCTCGCATTCATATCGCTTCGCGCCGGTGTGTCGCAGGAAAAACGTCTCAGCTACGTCGAGAAGCAGCAAAACGTGGTTTACACCCAGGCACTGGCTAAAACCGATCTTGAACCACTCCAGGCCAACATCAGCACGCAGGCCGAGGCGATTAAAAGGCAGCAGGTTCAGCTCGATGCGGTCCGTAAATCGCTCGAAGCCTGGTCTGCCAAAGGCTTATCTGAAGCAGTCGAACAGGTTCGCCATTCGATCGATGAGCTGAATGATTCGCAGACTGCACTGCAGAGCCGTCAGGCTGCAATGGAACAGTCAGTTACCGCACTGCAGCACCCGCTACAGAAAGCGCAGCAGGCCACAGCTGAACCCAAAGCGGCAACACCTGTAAAAAAGCCAGCACCCGCTAAGCAGCACCCGGCAGTCAAAACCGTGGCCCGCAAAGCACCATTCGTACTGACCGGCGTTGAAAAGCGGGGCACGGAGTCGTTTGCGGCCATTGCGCCGACGGGATTCAGCTCGCTGGCTGAAATCCGCCTGATCGGCGAAGGCCAGACCGTTAATGGCTGGACACTTGTTCACGCCGGCTACGGCCAGGCGCAATTTCGCGTGAACGGTCGCTTAACGACTCTCAACGTTCGCTAACGGAGGCGATATGAAGCTAAAAATAGCCAATCTTGCAGTGATTATGCTTTGCTGCTCCGCGCAGGCCAGCGTTCAGGTTCAGAATTCCAGAGGCGAACCGGTGGATGCGCCGGCGCAGAGCGTGCAGCAAAGCAGCGTGCAGGATCTGAAGCAACAAGCCGGTCAGTGGGGGCTGAGCCAGGACGATTATCAGCGCTATCAGTCCCTGATGAACGGTCCGCGCGGTATTCAGTCACCGGGTCTGGATCCGCTGTCAACGCTGGGTATTGAGGCGCGTAGCCAGGCCGAGCGTCGTCAGTATGCTGAGAAGTGGGTAAAGGAAGAGTTTGCGCGTACGCAAAAAGAGCTGGATTTCCAGCGCGAAGTCACCGCCGCATGGAAGCGGCTCTATCCGGAAACGCTTGCGGTCAATATGGGCAACGCAGCCGGCATTGCGCACGACACCGGCGGGCGGCTGGCGCTGTTCGTTAAATCAGCGGGCTGCGGGCAGTGTGACGCCCGGCTGGCAGCGGTATTAGCTGATAACAGGCCGGTTGATATCTACCTTGTAGACAGCCAGGGCGATGACGGGAAGCTTCGCGGCTGGGCAAAAGACCATCACATTCCGCTGGACAGGGTGCGCAGCCGTCAGATCACGCTGAATCACGACGGCGGTCGCTGGATGCGGTTCGGTAACGGCATCATGCCGGTGGTTCTGCAGCAGGGGGAAGACGGATGGCAACTCGCCGCATTCTGACCGGAGCGGCGTTACTGCTGCTTTCACATACCACGTTTGCCGGGGGCAAACAGACCGTTCCGGAGGGTTACGTGCGCGTGGCGCACGCGCACAGCGTGCCGCCGGAATCGCTCTACTCCGTCAGCCTGCAGGAATCATCGCGCAGGCTGCCGCAGGGCGAACGCCCGTGGCCGTGGACCCTCAACGTCGCGGGTAAGGGCTATCGCTATAAAACCCGTCTTGAAGCCTGGCAGGCGCTGCAGGTGTTCATGAAAACGAACTCACTGAAGCGCATCGATGTCGGTATTGCTCAGGTCAATCTCGGCTGGAACGGCCAGCGCTTCACGTCAACCTGGGAGGCGCTGGATCCTTACGTGAATCTGAACGCCGCTGCCGCCATCCTGCGCGAGTGCTGGGACCGGAAACCCGGCAGCTGGCTCGATGCAGCCGGTTGTTATCACCATCCCGCAGGCGGCGCACCCGCTGCCCGCTATCGCGCTTTCGTTAAAAGCAAGCTCGCCATGCTCCAGTCCTCGCCGCATTTGCCGGCGGCTACCGCAGTTGAACAGACAGCGTCCGCATCGGTGCCGGATAACGGCCTCGTCTGGATAGATCCACGGAGTCAGTGATCATGAATCTGAAAAAACTCATCGTTACCGCATTTATCGCCTTTTCGCCTGCCGCACTGGCGGAGCTCAACGTCATTGCAGACCTGGGCGGGCAGAACACGCAGGCTATTTTCGAGGCCGTAAACCGCCAGAATACCCCGCCTGCGCCTGCTGCGGCTCCTGAACAGGGCGAAGCGGCCATGCTGCCCGTTATTACGCTAAAACTTTCCCCCGGTAACGTGACTCCCCGGGCGCTGCAGCTGCCGGGTATCGGCGCGCTGTTTATCATGGGTGATGACAGCTATTCACGGCAGTGGCTGCAGCAGAACGCACAGCAGCTTTCGGCCAGAAATGCAGCCGGCCTCGTTGTGAACGTTGAAAGTCTGGAATCGCTGAAATCTCTGCGCGGTCTCGCACCCGGTCTTCAGCTGGCGCCCTCATCGGGATCTGAACTTGCCCGCCGCCTGCAGCTGACGCATTACCCCGTACTTATCACGGACAGCGGCCTGTCTCAGGAGGTAGGGCCGTGATATCCGCTCCTTACGTCGCTGAACTGCTGATGGCAAACCCGGTCCTGCTGGCCGTGATTATCTTTCTGATCTGGCGCTTTCGTCGTGAGTCGGTCAGCGAGCGGCGGCACCGCCGGTATCGCGCAACGGCAGAGCGCGTCTATACCCGCCTTCGCCAGCTCAGCGGAGACGGGCAGCGCATGAGCTATCTGCGCAAGATTAATCCCTACGTCTTTGAGGAGTTACTGCTGCTGGCATTTGTGCGTCAGGGCTATGCCGTACAGCGCAATGCGTCATACAGCGGCGACGGCGGCCTGGACGGACGGGTACACATAAACGGCGAGTGCTGGCTGATTCAGGCTAAGCGCTACAGCCGGGCGATAACGCCGTCGCACGTTCAGGACTTTGACGCGCTGCTGACGCGCATGGGGCAGCGTGGCCTGTTTATTCATACCGGCCGGACGGGCCAGAAAAGCAGGACTGTCAGCAGCGGTTCACAGCAACTGATGATTATCAGCGGACAACGCCTTCTGGCTCTGCTGGCAGGTAAACCCTTTAAGGAGTTTTCTTTGTGAGTGATAAATACGTAATTGAAGCCCTTCTGCGCCCGGCTGTGGAGCTGAATACTGCGGTCGCAGCGGGCACTGCCGCCATCGTCTGCGTGACAGCGCCCTGGGCAGTAGCCCTGGCACCCTCCGTCAGCTACGTTACCGCCGGCGGATTCGCCGTGCTTTCTGCCATACGCGCGCGTCAGGGAATGCAGGTCATTCGCTATCGCCGCAACCTTCGCCGTTTACCGCGCTATGTGATGACGTCAAAACAGATCCCCGTCAGTAAACGCCGGCTTTTTCTGGGCCGTGG encodes:
- a CDS encoding single-stranded DNA-binding protein, which gives rise to MSSRGVNKVILVGNLGQDPEIRYMLGGGAVANISLATSESWRDKQTGENREITEWHRVVLFGKLAEVAGEYLRKGSQVYIEGQLRTRKWQDQSGQDKYSTEIVVNVGGTLQMLGGRTQNSDQQQYSGNRGQPPSQPDPAPQQKHSGNNGKGNRGSQRNNGAQPAPQQPAAQSQPAGEWDDDIPFLGHGYGMAKHASSSL
- a CDS encoding DUF2442 domain-containing protein — encoded protein: MIISAKNVRFDHHIMWVELSDERIIGVPLSWFPRLRNASAEQLKDYELYPRGIHWDALDEDISIDGLLQGRGDVTHPPHQVA
- a CDS encoding lytic transglycosylase domain-containing protein; its protein translation is MATRRILTGAALLLLSHTTFAGGKQTVPEGYVRVAHAHSVPPESLYSVSLQESSRRLPQGERPWPWTLNVAGKGYRYKTRLEAWQALQVFMKTNSLKRIDVGIAQVNLGWNGQRFTSTWEALDPYVNLNAAAAILRECWDRKPGSWLDAAGCYHHPAGGAPAARYRAFVKSKLAMLQSSPHLPAATAVEQTASASVPDNGLVWIDPRSQ
- a CDS encoding TIGR03759 family integrating conjugative element protein → MKLKIANLAVIMLCCSAQASVQVQNSRGEPVDAPAQSVQQSSVQDLKQQAGQWGLSQDDYQRYQSLMNGPRGIQSPGLDPLSTLGIEARSQAERRQYAEKWVKEEFARTQKELDFQREVTAAWKRLYPETLAVNMGNAAGIAHDTGGRLALFVKSAGCGQCDARLAAVLADNRPVDIYLVDSQGDDGKLRGWAKDHHIPLDRVRSRQITLNHDGGRWMRFGNGIMPVVLQQGEDGWQLAAF
- a CDS encoding restriction endonuclease yields the protein MISAPYVAELLMANPVLLAVIIFLIWRFRRESVSERRHRRYRATAERVYTRLRQLSGDGQRMSYLRKINPYVFEELLLLAFVRQGYAVQRNASYSGDGGLDGRVHINGECWLIQAKRYSRAITPSHVQDFDALLTRMGQRGLFIHTGRTGQKSRTVSSGSQQLMIISGQRLLALLAGKPFKEFSL
- a CDS encoding conjugation system SOS inhibitor PsiB family protein; translated protein: MSVLKFKELPSDIKRSAYFGRQAGGNMSQRSGEMTRDESFTLARLQQFSLFDYESYCARGEEFRHRLSGAVLHALKLPDVWRTDCESRAEWGGVFPVHLRLIHRKNKHVVIDILSPGGESPFWHGLMWLNPDHTGLYFWNSELLEIETIGQLLKRIDAMVRAGYAVGDISGALRQEGIN
- a CDS encoding DUF2275 domain-containing protein, whose amino-acid sequence is MTTETSFLHENGDDVAPLSGGRFSAVKRRLSAIGLTTLSVAALGLAFISLRAGVSQEKRLSYVEKQQNVVYTQALAKTDLEPLQANISTQAEAIKRQQVQLDAVRKSLEAWSAKGLSEAVEQVRHSIDELNDSQTALQSRQAAMEQSVTALQHPLQKAQQATAEPKAATPVKKPAPAKQHPAVKTVARKAPFVLTGVEKRGTESFAAIAPTGFSSLAEIRLIGEGQTVNGWTLVHAGYGQAQFRVNGRLTTLNVR
- a CDS encoding PilL N-terminal domain-containing protein gives rise to the protein MKFNAVFAALPLALLAGCIQQPQKLQERAPSEPVPPVSVSRNIQTPADDVYARTPEVVRYDRYLLVSTDPQAVQRDPLSQIIDVRIPSSVQPTVADAMRYALKQSGYSLCQTGPANGVLYRQPLPAVQFQLGPMRLRTALQVLAGPAWELEVDDVQRVVCHSLRAGYQLPVTQLPPRPASAYAPAAGTPSSASSSQVIAPRPIQAQPGHGGWLTK
- a CDS encoding DUF4160 domain-containing protein, producing the protein MPAILWLNGFRFFFYSNEGNPREPAHIHVIKAVTEAKFWREPVVKLASNDGFDSRTVKELMTVIRQHQTMLLETWNDYFS
- a CDS encoding ATP-binding cassette domain-containing protein; translated protein: MLKAAPVLEVENLTLTLNGKTIIRDLSFSLLHGERVCLLGASGCGKSFTARAITGTLPAQTIIDGVIRVNGVNVTRKNALVRAPKSRVAAVFQDSSVALNPLVRIGKQLALVNRVLPADTRDRLLHGVGLSDIPDLMQRFPAEISGGQLQRLCMVLATLTKSNVLVADEPTTALDVLAQQQVINLLLQRSVQPDAPALLFITHDIGVAAQICQRAIVMADGELVESAPLRQLLRTPVHPYTRQLIAAATENGNLMSPDNTRMAV
- a CDS encoding single-stranded DNA-binding protein; the encoded protein is MASRGVNKVILVGNLGQGPEVHYMPNGGAVTNITLATSETWRDKQTGENKEITEWHRVVLFGKLAEVAGEYLRKGSQVYIEGQLRTRKWQGTDGQDKYTTEVVVNVGGTMQMLGGRGGGASDAQDVNQSGEQSGQPAATQQSSGRKGRGGKGGRAHTSPSQSDPSGQTPSQGGYPPPPDYFDDPIPF
- a CDS encoding integrating conjugative element protein, giving the protein MNLKKLIVTAFIAFSPAALAELNVIADLGGQNTQAIFEAVNRQNTPPAPAAAPEQGEAAMLPVITLKLSPGNVTPRALQLPGIGALFIMGDDSYSRQWLQQNAQQLSARNAAGLVVNVESLESLKSLRGLAPGLQLAPSSGSELARRLQLTHYPVLITDSGLSQEVGP